In Fibrobacter sp. UWH6, the following are encoded in one genomic region:
- a CDS encoding IS3 family transposase yields MEQVHHRTYADIDEVKEDLFKYIELFYNRKRLHSSLGYMSPVAYRLQKLSA; encoded by the coding sequence TTGGAGCAAGTTCACCACAGGACATACGCAGATATTGACGAGGTCAAGGAGGATTTATTCAAGTATATCGAACTGTTTTACAATCGCAAGCGCTTGCATAGCAGCCTAGGGTACATGAGCCCGGTTGCCTACCGTTTGCAAAAACTTAGCGCATAA